The following are encoded in a window of Rosa chinensis cultivar Old Blush chromosome 4, RchiOBHm-V2, whole genome shotgun sequence genomic DNA:
- the LOC112197443 gene encoding F-box/LRR-repeat protein 4, translating into MRPMRGRGRDRINTYLPDELVVEIFRRLDSKPSRDSCSLVCKRWLGLERLSRTTLRIGATGNPDLFVNLLSRRFVNVRHVHIDERLNISLPVHLGSLARRRGSSSSYSKSEDDGIETHSLSDAGMVALGEGFPKLEKLSLIWCSNVSSVGLTSLADKCRLLKSLDLQGCYVGNQGVAAVGQCCKQLEDLNLRFCEGLTDVCLVELASGVGKSLKSLGIAACVKITDTALEAVGLHCKSLESMSLDAESIHNKGVLAVVRGCPALKVLKLQCINVTDEVLIAVGNCCSSLEFLALYTFQRFTDKGLRAIGNGCKKLKNLTLSDCYFLSDKALESIAIGCKELTHLEVNGCHNIGTLGLESIGKSCPRLTELALLYCQRIGNFALSEIGRGCKFLQVLHLVDCSSIGDEAICSIAKGCRNLKKLHIRRCYEIGNKGVVAIGEHCRSLTDLSLRFCDRVGDEALIAVSQCSSLQYLNVSGCHQIGDAGLIAIARGCAELTYLDVSVLQNLGDMSLAELGEGCPNLKEIVLSHCRQITDVGLNHLVKNCTMLASCHMVYCQGITSAGVATVVSSCPNIKKVLVEKWKVSQRTKRRAGSIISYLCVDL; encoded by the exons ATGCGACCGATGCGAGGCCGAGGCCGTGATCGGATCAACACGTATCTTCCCGACGAGCTCGTCGTCGAGATCTTCCGGCGCCTTGACTCCAAGCCCAGCCGCGACTCCTGCTCTCTCGTCTGCAAGCGCTGGCTGGGACTCGAGCGGCTGAGCCGCACCACCCTCCGAATCGGCGCCACCGGCAACCCCGACCTCTTCGTCAACCTCCTCTCCCGCCGCTTCGTCAACGTCCGCCACGTCCACATTGACGAGCGCCTCAACATTTCTCTCCCCGTTCACCTC GGGAGCCTGGCGAGGAGGCGCGGGAGTTCTTCGAGTTATAGTAAGAGTGAGGACGATGGGATTGAGACTCATAGCTTATCCGACGCCGGGATGGTTGCTCTCGGTGAAGGCTTTCCGAAGCTCGAAAAGTTGAGCCTTATCTGGTGCTCTAATGTTTCCAGCGTCGGATTGACCTCGCTGGCTGATAAGTGTAGGCTGTTGAAATCATTGGATTTGCAG GGTTGCTATGTGGGAAATCAGGGTGTGGCTGCTGTTGGGCAGTGTTGCAAGCAGCTTGAAGATTTGAATTTGCGGTTTTGTGAGGGATTGACTGACGTTTGTTTGGTAGAGTTAGCCAGTGGTGTTGGGAAGTCATTGAAGTCACTTGGCATTGCAGCTTGTGTAAAGATAACTGATACTGCATTGGAAGCAGTGGGGTTGCACTGCAAGTCTCTCGAGAGCATGTCGTTGGATGCAGAGTCCATTCACAACAAAGGGGTGCTTGCTGTGGTCCGAGGATGTCCTGCTTTGAAAGTTTTGAAGCTACAATGTATAAATGTCACGGATGAGGTTTTGATAGCTGTGGGAAATTGTTGTTCGTCTTTGGAGTTTTTGGCTCTGTATACCTTCCAGCGGTTTACCGATAA AGGGTTACGTGCTATTGGGAATGGATGTAAGAAGCTAAAAAATCTTACTCTAAGTGACTGCTACTTCCTGAGTGACAAGGCTTTGGAATCAATTGCAATTGGCTGCAAGGAACTTACACATCTTGAAGTGAACGGTTGCCACAATATCGGCACTTTGGGTCTAGAATCCATAGGGAAATCTTGCCC GCGTCTTACTGAATTAGCATTGTTGTACTGCCAGAGGATAGGCAACTTTGCGCTTAGTGAGATTGGACGTGGCTGTAAGTTCTTGCAAGTTCTTCACTTGGTAGATTGCTCAAGTATCGGAGATGAAGCCATTTGCAGTATTGCTAAAGGCTGCAGGAATTTGAAGAAACTTCATATTCGTCGATGTTATGAG ATTGGAAACAAGGGAGTTGTAGCAATTGGAGAGCATTGTAGGTCTCTAACCGACCTTAGCCTCCGATTTTGTGACAG AGTGGGGGATGAGGCCCTCATTGCTGTTAGTCAGTGTAGCTCCCTACAATACCTAAATGTCAGTGGCTGCCACCAAATTGGTGATGCTGGATTGATAGCTATTGCAAGAGGTTGTGCAGAACTCACTTACCTAGATGTAAGTGTCCTGCAG AATTTGGGGGATATGTCATTGGCTGAATTAGGTGAAGGCTGTCCAAACCTCAAGGAGATTGTGCTGTCACATTGTCGTCAAATAACAGATGTTGGTTTAAACCATCTTGTCAAAAACTGCACAATGCTTGCATCCTGTCACATGGTTTATTGCCAAGGTATAACTTCTGCTGGAGTAGCCACCGTGGTTTCAAGCTGTCCCAACATAAAGAAAGTCCTGGTTGAGAAGTGGAAGGTTAGCCAGAGGACCAAAAGGAGGGCCGGCTCTATAATTTCTTATCTTTGTGTGGACCTGTAA